Genomic DNA from Streptomyces sp. AM 2-1-1:
TCGCCGCCTTGGGCACCGCGCTGGTCGCACCGGAAGGGAGCGCGGGCCGATGACCGCCCCGACCGGCCCCGGCACGGGGGCGGCGCCGAGAACCGGCCCGGACGCGGCGGCCGGACGGGAACGGGCCGCCGCCCTCCTCCGCGCCGACGGCACCCCCGAGGCGGAGTGGGCGCGGTGGGACGGCTGGAAGACGATCGGTACCGCTCCGCGGATCGAGGGGCCGGTGGTCGTGGTCGCCGCCCACCCCGACGACGAGGTGCTGGGGGTCGGCGGCACCCTGGCCCGGCTCACCGCAGCCGGTACCGAGGTGCACGTCGTCACCGTCACCGACGGCGAGGCGTCCCATCCGGGCAGCCGCCGCGTACCCCCGGACGCCCTGGCCCGCCTGCGCGCCGGGGAACTCGCCGTCGCCCTGGACGACCTGGGCGTCGACCGGGGGCGGCGCACCCGCCTCGGAGTGCCGGACACCCGGGTGGACGCGTACGAGGACGAGGTCGCCGGGCGTCTCGCGGACGCGGTGCGGGCCGGCGGGGCCCGGCT
This window encodes:
- a CDS encoding PIG-L family deacetylase, producing the protein MTAPTGPGTGAAPRTGPDAAAGRERAAALLRADGTPEAEWARWDGWKTIGTAPRIEGPVVVVAAHPDDEVLGVGGTLARLTAAGTEVHVVTVTDGEASHPGSRRVPPDALARLRAGELAVALDDLGVDRGRRTRLGVPDTRVDAYEDEVAGRLADAVRAGGARLCLAPWTGDLHADHEAAGRAARTAVRDTGAALWYYPVWTWHWAAPGDDRVPWDSVRRLPLTAGEQARKARAISRFRTQTAPLADDPDDPTVILPPAELLHHRRPFEVILL